A region of Mesorhizobium sp. AR02 DNA encodes the following proteins:
- a CDS encoding Ig-like domain-containing protein, producing MISTRLSALALASLLGMGLATSAHADDCPWQLRFWLGVDTTGSAMVHSGQKCVFPMHASGTLSLKIISRPRHGVVTVPSRSVVTYQAQSGYKGTDTFVFAATGKSQVNHGQSTITMTMKVD from the coding sequence ATGATCTCCACCAGACTTTCAGCCCTTGCTCTCGCCAGCCTTCTCGGCATGGGCCTTGCAACATCGGCGCATGCGGACGACTGTCCGTGGCAATTGCGTTTTTGGCTTGGCGTAGACACCACTGGCAGCGCCATGGTCCATAGCGGCCAAAAATGTGTATTTCCCATGCACGCCAGTGGTACCCTCAGTCTTAAAATCATTTCCCGCCCCCGGCATGGTGTTGTCACCGTCCCCAGCCGCTCGGTCGTCACCTATCAGGCGCAAAGTGGCTACAAGGGCACTGACACCTTTGTTTTCGCCGCCACCGGAAAAAGCCAAGTCAACCACGGCCAGTCGACAATCACCATGACTATGAAGGTTGACTGA
- a CDS encoding ABC transporter permease, translated as MSTTAITPVPFGRRLKRFMADRPLVPLVILLIILVVILQILRPGIVNERWIANTIKFAIPLAILAGCQTMTMLTGGIDLSVGTVATMSAFIMATQIVSQDPAVAFLLAMMPAVLIGLVNGIGVGVFRVHPLIMTLGTSLIGTGCLQVYQRTVIASGAKIPDFLAWLGTGVTYGFPNALLLFVPLATLIVFTLARTGFGRLLYAVGDNEHATRLSGVQYWQVISALYVTSSLLAGITGLLYIGLIKAPSLSLAEPLVLPSVAAAVIGGTSIFGGRGGYTGTIIGALILTVLTTLLTILQMPEGARRILFGLIVLFVTAAYLRIVEER; from the coding sequence ATGAGCACCACCGCGATCACCCCCGTCCCCTTCGGCCGCCGCCTAAAACGCTTCATGGCCGACCGGCCGCTTGTCCCGCTCGTCATCCTGCTCATCATCCTGGTGGTGATCCTGCAGATCCTGCGCCCCGGCATCGTCAACGAGCGCTGGATCGCCAACACCATCAAATTCGCCATTCCGCTGGCGATCCTTGCCGGCTGCCAGACCATGACCATGCTGACCGGCGGCATCGACCTCTCGGTCGGCACAGTGGCGACGATGAGCGCCTTCATCATGGCGACGCAGATCGTCAGCCAGGACCCGGCGGTGGCCTTCCTCCTGGCGATGATGCCGGCGGTGCTGATCGGCCTCGTCAACGGCATCGGCGTCGGCGTCTTCCGCGTCCACCCGCTGATCATGACGCTGGGCACCAGCCTGATCGGCACCGGCTGCCTGCAGGTCTACCAGCGCACGGTGATCGCATCCGGCGCGAAAATCCCCGACTTCCTCGCCTGGCTCGGCACCGGAGTGACCTATGGCTTTCCCAACGCCCTGCTGCTGTTCGTGCCGCTGGCCACCCTCATCGTCTTCACGCTGGCCCGCACCGGCTTCGGCCGCCTGCTCTACGCCGTCGGCGACAATGAACACGCAACGCGCCTGTCGGGCGTGCAATACTGGCAGGTCATATCAGCGCTCTACGTCACATCGAGCCTGCTCGCCGGCATCACCGGCCTGCTCTATATCGGCCTGATCAAGGCCCCTTCGCTCTCGCTAGCCGAACCCCTTGTCCTGCCCTCGGTCGCCGCCGCCGTCATCGGCGGCACCTCCATCTTCGGCGGACGCGGCGGCTACACCGGCACCATCATCGGCGCCCTGATCCTGACCGTGCTGACGACGCTGCTGACGATTTTGCAGATGCCGGAGGGGGCACGGCGGATTTTGTTTGGGCTGATCGTGCTGTTCGTGACGGCGGCGTATTTGCGGATTGTGGAGGAAAGGTAG
- a CDS encoding ABC transporter permease — protein MSHFLRRQGWVIGLLALLVVLFIATKIIQPAYGSGDFGSLARAVLPYAFAVAAQTVVVIAGGIDLSVAAMMALTSVTAASMMAGASEEYALFVVPFVLAMGFVLGALNGLLIVVTRVPDIVVTLAMLFVLQGAALLVLDAPGGAAAEWLKALISGTVPIPGLPDAIDAWLPKALLVLIVCLCVIWIPLRRSRLGLSTYAIGSSELAAFRSGVPVKRTRIIAYALSGLFAAFGGLALTMSTGIGAPIPGPYLLASVAAVVLGGVALGGGKGGLLGPIVAVFVLRLVRTDLTLLAIDPNVTAIIEGAIMVAVVMFGAFITMRGRQ, from the coding sequence ATGAGCCATTTCCTGCGCCGCCAGGGCTGGGTCATCGGCCTGCTCGCGCTTCTTGTCGTGCTCTTCATCGCCACCAAGATCATCCAGCCGGCCTATGGCAGCGGCGATTTCGGCTCGCTCGCACGCGCCGTGCTGCCCTATGCCTTCGCCGTCGCCGCACAGACGGTCGTGGTCATCGCCGGCGGCATCGACCTGTCGGTTGCCGCCATGATGGCGCTGACCAGCGTCACCGCCGCCTCGATGATGGCGGGTGCTTCCGAGGAATACGCCCTGTTCGTCGTGCCCTTCGTGCTCGCCATGGGCTTTGTCCTTGGCGCGCTCAACGGCTTGCTCATCGTCGTCACCCGCGTGCCCGACATCGTCGTCACGCTGGCCATGCTGTTCGTGCTGCAGGGTGCCGCCCTTCTGGTGCTCGACGCGCCGGGCGGCGCTGCCGCCGAATGGCTGAAGGCGTTGATCTCCGGCACCGTGCCGATCCCTGGCCTGCCCGACGCCATCGACGCCTGGCTGCCCAAGGCCCTGCTGGTGCTGATCGTCTGTCTCTGCGTGATCTGGATACCGCTCAGGCGCTCGCGCCTTGGCCTTTCCACCTACGCCATCGGCTCGAGCGAACTGGCGGCGTTCCGCTCAGGCGTGCCGGTCAAGCGCACCCGCATCATCGCCTATGCGCTGTCGGGCCTGTTCGCCGCCTTTGGCGGCTTGGCGCTGACCATGAGCACCGGCATCGGCGCCCCCATCCCCGGCCCCTATCTGCTCGCCAGCGTCGCCGCCGTGGTGCTGGGCGGCGTCGCGCTCGGCGGCGGCAAGGGCGGCCTGCTCGGCCCCATCGTCGCCGTCTTCGTGCTGCGCCTGGTGCGCACCGACCTGACGCTGCTCGCCATCGACCCCAACGTCACCGCCATCATCGAAGGCGCCATTATGGTCGCCGTGGTGATGTTCGGCGCGTTCATTACGATGCGGGGGCGGCAATGA